The following proteins come from a genomic window of Gadus morhua chromosome 11, gadMor3.0, whole genome shotgun sequence:
- the cxcr3.2 gene encoding C-X-C chemokine receptor type 3-2 isoform X1, translating into MNGSQVITDNYWDYDYSNTHYPDELQASPCKQNDVYSFGRSYYPAVYSLVFFLAIVGNVLVLCVVARYRSSVRGGACALSITDIFLLHLAVADLLLALTLPLSAVQWADKWVFGLVVCKISAGLFSLNRYSSILFLACISFDRYLAIVHAVRSGWKRTSWHAHVVCSLIWGICLGLSGVDVTFKQLSKVEGQLMCRTWYVDNTKQWQVGLQLISMVLGFGLPLLVMLYCYVRIFRSLCNAPRRQKRKSLRLIVSLVAVFMLCWAPYNFFQLADSLEKLGTIRGGCQFGWAVDLGIMVTESVGLSHCALNPLLYGFVGVKFRRELAKMVKELLGPRGWRGRQEWGVRKTRRTTGSFSSAESENTSHSVMV; encoded by the exons ATGAACGGCTCACAGGTAATCACAGACAATTATTGG GATTACGATTACAGCAACACCCATTATCCGGACGAACTACAAGCTTCCCCGTGCAAGCAGAATGATGTTTACAGCTTCGGACGGAGCTATTACCCCGCGGTGTACAGCCTGGTGTTCTTCCTGGCAATAGTGGGCAACGTTCTGGTGCTGTGTGTGGTCGCCCGCTATCGGAGCTCTGTGAGGGGCGGAGCCTGCGCCCTCTCCATCACCgacatcttcctcctccacctggccgTGGCTGACCTTCTGCTGGCGCTCACGCTGCCGCTGTCCGCCGTCCAGTGGGCCGACAAGTGGGTCTTCGGGCTAGTGGTCTGCAAGATCTCGGCGGGCCTGTTCTCCCTGAACCGCTACAGCAGCATCCTGTTCCTGGCCTGCATCAGCTTCGACCGCTACCTGGCCATCGTGCACGCCGTTCGTAGCGGTTGGAAGCGCACGTCCTGGCACGCTCATGTGGTGTGCTCGCTCATCTGGGGGATCTGCCTGGGCCTAAGCGGGGTGGACGTGACCTTCAAGCAGCTGTCGAAAGTGGAGGGCCAGCTCATGTGTCGTACCTGGTACGTCGACAACACCAAACAGTGGCAGGTGGGGCTGCAGTTGATCAGCATGGTGCTGGGCTTCGGACTGCCGCTGCTCGTCATGCTCTACTGCTACGTGCGCATCTTCCGCTCGCTGTGCAACGCCCCGCGCCGGCAGAAGCGCAAGTCGCTGCGGCTCATCGTGTCCCTGGTGGCGGTGTTCATGCTGTGCTGGGCCCCCTACAACTTCTTCCAGCTGGCGGACAGCCTGGAGAAGCTGGGCACGATCAGGGGCGGCTGCCAGTTTGGCTGGGCGGTGGACCTGGGCATCATGGTCACGGAGAGCGTGGGGCTCTCTCACTGTGCCCTCAACCCCTTGCTTTACGGCTTTGTGGGGGTGAAGTTCAGACGGGAGCTGGCCAAGATGGTGAAGGAGCTGCTGGGCCCCAGAGGCTGGAGGGGCAGGCAGGAGTGGGGCGTGAGGAAGACCAGAAGGACCACCGGGTCCTTCAGTTCTGCTGAGAGCGAGAACACCTCGCACTCTGTCATGGTGTGA
- the cxcr3.2 gene encoding C-X-C chemokine receptor type 3-2 isoform X2, whose product MNGSQDYDYSNTHYPDELQASPCKQNDVYSFGRSYYPAVYSLVFFLAIVGNVLVLCVVARYRSSVRGGACALSITDIFLLHLAVADLLLALTLPLSAVQWADKWVFGLVVCKISAGLFSLNRYSSILFLACISFDRYLAIVHAVRSGWKRTSWHAHVVCSLIWGICLGLSGVDVTFKQLSKVEGQLMCRTWYVDNTKQWQVGLQLISMVLGFGLPLLVMLYCYVRIFRSLCNAPRRQKRKSLRLIVSLVAVFMLCWAPYNFFQLADSLEKLGTIRGGCQFGWAVDLGIMVTESVGLSHCALNPLLYGFVGVKFRRELAKMVKELLGPRGWRGRQEWGVRKTRRTTGSFSSAESENTSHSVMV is encoded by the exons ATGAACGGCTCACAG GATTACGATTACAGCAACACCCATTATCCGGACGAACTACAAGCTTCCCCGTGCAAGCAGAATGATGTTTACAGCTTCGGACGGAGCTATTACCCCGCGGTGTACAGCCTGGTGTTCTTCCTGGCAATAGTGGGCAACGTTCTGGTGCTGTGTGTGGTCGCCCGCTATCGGAGCTCTGTGAGGGGCGGAGCCTGCGCCCTCTCCATCACCgacatcttcctcctccacctggccgTGGCTGACCTTCTGCTGGCGCTCACGCTGCCGCTGTCCGCCGTCCAGTGGGCCGACAAGTGGGTCTTCGGGCTAGTGGTCTGCAAGATCTCGGCGGGCCTGTTCTCCCTGAACCGCTACAGCAGCATCCTGTTCCTGGCCTGCATCAGCTTCGACCGCTACCTGGCCATCGTGCACGCCGTTCGTAGCGGTTGGAAGCGCACGTCCTGGCACGCTCATGTGGTGTGCTCGCTCATCTGGGGGATCTGCCTGGGCCTAAGCGGGGTGGACGTGACCTTCAAGCAGCTGTCGAAAGTGGAGGGCCAGCTCATGTGTCGTACCTGGTACGTCGACAACACCAAACAGTGGCAGGTGGGGCTGCAGTTGATCAGCATGGTGCTGGGCTTCGGACTGCCGCTGCTCGTCATGCTCTACTGCTACGTGCGCATCTTCCGCTCGCTGTGCAACGCCCCGCGCCGGCAGAAGCGCAAGTCGCTGCGGCTCATCGTGTCCCTGGTGGCGGTGTTCATGCTGTGCTGGGCCCCCTACAACTTCTTCCAGCTGGCGGACAGCCTGGAGAAGCTGGGCACGATCAGGGGCGGCTGCCAGTTTGGCTGGGCGGTGGACCTGGGCATCATGGTCACGGAGAGCGTGGGGCTCTCTCACTGTGCCCTCAACCCCTTGCTTTACGGCTTTGTGGGGGTGAAGTTCAGACGGGAGCTGGCCAAGATGGTGAAGGAGCTGCTGGGCCCCAGAGGCTGGAGGGGCAGGCAGGAGTGGGGCGTGAGGAAGACCAGAAGGACCACCGGGTCCTTCAGTTCTGCTGAGAGCGAGAACACCTCGCACTCTGTCATGGTGTGA